One window from the genome of Halomicrobium zhouii encodes:
- a CDS encoding MinD/ParA family ATP-binding protein, which yields MAGYVCTIAGGKGGVGKTTTAVNVGAALQEKGHDVVVVDADLGMANLGAMLGIDHATSLHEILAGDAAVSEALTDAPGGLTIIPGEQSLDAFADADPAKLRQVIKTLRNAYDVVMIDTGAGLSHEVAVPLGLADGIVLVTTPDDVAVGDTVKTAQLADRIDGDVIGAVLNRVTRHTDVAEIQDRLGFQLLAVVPDDQKATSEEPLVVNTPESPAAEAFRLLTDNLDGLFFGGKTVGELETVFEEEWFVDGDADEDDEDEEEEESGGVFGLFN from the coding sequence ATGGCGGGGTACGTTTGCACGATCGCGGGCGGGAAAGGAGGGGTCGGCAAGACCACCACCGCGGTCAACGTCGGTGCCGCGCTGCAGGAGAAGGGCCACGACGTGGTGGTGGTGGACGCCGACCTGGGGATGGCGAATCTGGGGGCCATGCTCGGTATCGACCACGCGACCAGTCTCCACGAGATACTCGCCGGCGACGCGGCCGTGAGCGAGGCACTGACCGACGCGCCGGGCGGGCTGACGATCATCCCCGGCGAGCAGAGCCTCGACGCTTTCGCCGACGCCGACCCGGCGAAGCTCAGGCAGGTGATCAAGACGCTGCGCAACGCCTACGACGTCGTCATGATCGACACCGGTGCGGGGCTGAGCCACGAGGTGGCCGTCCCGCTCGGCCTGGCCGACGGCATCGTCCTCGTGACGACGCCCGACGACGTCGCCGTCGGCGACACCGTCAAGACGGCCCAGCTGGCCGACCGCATCGACGGCGACGTCATCGGCGCCGTCCTCAACCGGGTGACCCGCCACACCGACGTCGCCGAGATCCAGGACCGCCTTGGCTTCCAGTTGCTCGCCGTCGTCCCCGACGACCAGAAGGCGACCAGCGAGGAACCCCTCGTCGTCAACACGCCCGAGAGCCCCGCCGCCGAGGCGTTCCGGCTGCTGACCGACAACCTCGACGGCCTCTTCTTCGGCGGCAAGACCGTGGGAGAACTGGAGACGGTGTTCGAGGAGGAGTGGTTCGTCGACGGCGACGCCGACGAGGACGACGAGGACGAGGAAGAAGAGGAGTCCGGCGGCGTCTTCGGCCTGTTCAACTAG
- the argS gene encoding arginine--tRNA ligase, with the protein MFLQLRAEVEDALTGALEALDLPTDDLGIEEPPEDVPAVVASSASYRLAGELGAPPPEVASEIASEIDAAGLDYVESVETQGPYVNFLPSDAYFAETLEAAQADGFGHLPERDTSVVVEHTSANPTGPVHVGRARNPIIGDALARVLEYAGYDVETHYYVNDAGRQIAVFTWAYETFDEDDLPEPERDSPEYDMVRYYRKGNAFLEDADADRVDEAENEIQAILQGLEEGDEETYERVGEVVDTVLSGMTDTLARLPAEFDEFVKETRFMRDGSTDDLVDRLKELDQAIFEEDAWQLELDDYGIEKNMVFLRSDGTSLYTTRDLAHHEWKLANFDEAVTVLGEDHKLQADQLDATLDLLGNDTDRIRSIHYSWVNLPEGGMSTREGTGIDLDDLLDEAVSRARDEVEERMDDRIRDDDLTEADVERIAHQVGVGAVRYDIVAKQPTKGITFEWERALDFEAQSAPYVQYVHARCCGILDEVGGEVPDGVDYGALDAQEAEDLLRAIARFPAVIEQSADELRPHVVATYTRTLAERFNAFYRECPVLTADEAETRDARLALVSAARHAVANSLDALGVEAPDSM; encoded by the coding sequence ATGTTCCTGCAGCTCCGCGCGGAGGTTGAGGACGCCCTGACCGGGGCGCTGGAAGCGCTCGACCTCCCGACAGACGACCTGGGGATCGAAGAGCCGCCGGAGGACGTGCCGGCCGTCGTGGCCTCCAGCGCCTCCTACCGGCTGGCCGGCGAACTGGGCGCGCCGCCGCCGGAAGTCGCGAGCGAGATAGCCAGTGAAATCGACGCCGCCGGCCTCGACTACGTCGAGAGTGTCGAAACCCAGGGCCCCTACGTCAACTTCCTGCCGAGCGACGCCTACTTCGCCGAGACACTGGAAGCCGCGCAGGCCGACGGCTTCGGGCACCTGCCCGAGCGCGACACCAGCGTCGTCGTCGAGCACACCTCCGCGAACCCGACGGGGCCGGTCCACGTCGGCCGGGCGCGCAACCCCATCATCGGCGACGCGCTGGCTCGCGTGCTCGAGTACGCCGGCTACGACGTCGAGACCCACTACTACGTCAACGACGCCGGCCGCCAGATCGCGGTGTTCACCTGGGCCTACGAGACCTTCGACGAGGACGACCTGCCCGAACCCGAACGGGACTCCCCGGAGTACGACATGGTCCGGTACTACCGCAAGGGCAATGCATTCCTCGAAGACGCCGACGCCGACCGCGTCGACGAGGCCGAGAACGAGATTCAGGCGATCCTCCAGGGCCTGGAGGAGGGCGACGAGGAGACCTACGAGCGCGTCGGCGAGGTCGTCGACACGGTGCTGTCGGGGATGACCGACACCCTGGCTCGCTTGCCGGCGGAGTTCGACGAGTTCGTCAAGGAGACCCGCTTCATGCGCGACGGCTCGACCGACGACCTGGTCGACCGGCTCAAGGAACTCGACCAGGCCATCTTCGAGGAGGACGCCTGGCAACTGGAACTCGACGACTACGGCATCGAGAAGAACATGGTGTTCCTCCGCTCGGACGGCACCTCGCTGTACACCACGCGCGACCTGGCCCACCACGAGTGGAAGCTCGCCAACTTCGACGAGGCCGTCACGGTGCTGGGCGAGGACCACAAGCTCCAGGCCGACCAGCTCGACGCCACGCTCGACCTGCTGGGCAACGACACCGACCGCATCCGCTCGATCCACTACTCGTGGGTCAACCTCCCCGAGGGCGGCATGAGTACGCGCGAGGGCACCGGCATCGACCTCGACGACCTGCTGGACGAGGCCGTCTCCCGCGCCCGCGACGAGGTCGAGGAGCGCATGGACGACCGCATCCGCGACGACGACCTGACCGAGGCCGACGTCGAGCGCATCGCCCACCAGGTCGGCGTCGGCGCCGTCCGCTACGACATCGTCGCCAAGCAGCCGACCAAGGGCATCACCTTCGAGTGGGAACGGGCCCTGGACTTCGAGGCCCAGTCCGCCCCCTACGTCCAGTACGTCCACGCGCGCTGCTGTGGGATCCTGGACGAAGTCGGCGGCGAGGTGCCGGACGGCGTCGACTACGGCGCCCTCGACGCCCAGGAGGCCGAAGACCTCCTGCGGGCCATCGCCCGCTTCCCGGCCGTTATCGAGCAGTCGGCCGACGAACTCCGCCCCCACGTCGTCGCGACGTACACCCGGACGCTGGCCGAGCGGTTCAACGCCTTCTACCGCGAGTGCCCGGTGCTCACGGCCGACGAAGCGGAGACCCGCGACGCCCGGCTCGCGCTCGTATCGGCCGCTCGCCACGCTGTCGCGAACTCGCTCGACGCGCTCGGCGTCGAGGCGCCCGACTCGATGTGA
- a CDS encoding site-2 protease family protein has product MVSTLTWVLAGLVGYSILAMALRTHGLLPKSVKVSGPIMTLHTKRGREFLDWAAQPKRFWRAWGNLGIGIGLVVLAGSFLLVVVGAFQAVQNPQPSALNEPRNVLAIPGVNDFLPLSVAPEIVTGLALGLVVHEGGHGLMCRVEDIDVESVGLAFLTLVPVGAFVEPDEEDLRLADRGAQLRMYTAGVTNNFAIALVALILLFGPVMGAFAVVDGAPVGGVQQGTPAASAGIEPGAVVTGVDGTPISGSAELSAALANATGDTAELTLASGETVTVDRSVVVTSASPRAPVGVNSTITAVNGTAVNSEREFVRAAGNHSLAELTFANGETRTVPLGALARVTPDAPLDEAGATAEADLVVTHIDGQRILTPNDLRTALDGRPAGEQVTVAGYLDGSRVSYTVTMAEGGTDGDGIIGVDRFSRGISGFSVTDFGIDPYPAGAFLELLGGDAGDDGTPTIPFTQRVFTVLLLPFAGAGVGAFGYNFAGFTGFATNFYEVQGPLGAFGDGPAFLLANLLFWTGWINLVIGQFNLIPSYPLDGGHILRACSESVIARLPVDNKRTLTSTVTGAVTVAMLLGLVVMLFGPQYLA; this is encoded by the coding sequence ATGGTGAGCACGCTGACGTGGGTCCTCGCCGGCCTCGTCGGATATTCGATACTCGCGATGGCGTTGCGGACCCACGGACTGCTTCCGAAGTCGGTCAAGGTCTCCGGGCCGATCATGACCTTGCACACGAAGCGGGGTCGGGAGTTCCTCGACTGGGCCGCCCAGCCGAAGCGCTTCTGGCGGGCCTGGGGGAACCTCGGCATCGGGATCGGGCTCGTAGTCCTCGCGGGCTCCTTCCTGCTCGTGGTCGTCGGCGCGTTTCAGGCGGTCCAGAACCCACAGCCCTCCGCGTTGAACGAACCGCGGAACGTCCTGGCGATCCCGGGCGTGAACGACTTCCTCCCGCTCTCGGTCGCCCCGGAGATTGTGACCGGGCTCGCGCTCGGCCTCGTCGTCCACGAGGGCGGCCACGGCCTCATGTGTCGCGTCGAGGACATCGACGTCGAATCGGTCGGGCTCGCGTTCCTGACGCTCGTCCCGGTCGGCGCCTTCGTCGAACCCGACGAAGAGGACCTCAGGCTCGCTGATCGCGGCGCCCAGTTGCGGATGTACACGGCCGGGGTGACGAACAACTTCGCGATCGCACTGGTCGCGCTGATCCTCCTGTTCGGCCCAGTGATGGGCGCGTTCGCCGTCGTCGACGGCGCACCGGTCGGCGGCGTCCAGCAGGGAACGCCCGCGGCCTCGGCCGGCATCGAACCGGGAGCTGTCGTCACCGGCGTCGACGGGACGCCGATCTCGGGAAGCGCCGAGCTCTCCGCAGCGCTGGCGAATGCGACGGGCGACACGGCCGAGCTCACGCTCGCGAGTGGTGAGACGGTCACCGTCGACCGCTCAGTCGTGGTAACGAGCGCGTCGCCGCGGGCCCCCGTCGGAGTCAACAGCACCATAACCGCAGTGAACGGGACCGCCGTCAACTCGGAACGGGAGTTCGTGCGCGCCGCCGGGAACCACAGCCTGGCCGAGTTGACGTTCGCGAACGGGGAGACGCGAACCGTACCGCTCGGGGCGCTCGCACGCGTGACGCCAGACGCCCCCCTCGACGAAGCCGGCGCAACGGCGGAGGCGGACCTCGTGGTGACGCACATCGATGGGCAGCGAATCCTCACGCCGAACGACCTGCGGACTGCGCTGGATGGCCGACCAGCCGGTGAACAGGTCACGGTGGCCGGCTACCTCGACGGAAGTCGGGTCAGCTACACGGTCACGATGGCCGAGGGAGGGACCGACGGCGACGGCATCATCGGGGTCGATCGGTTCTCCCGCGGCATCAGCGGCTTCTCGGTGACCGACTTCGGCATCGATCCGTACCCGGCTGGGGCGTTCCTGGAACTGCTCGGTGGCGACGCCGGTGACGACGGGACGCCCACTATCCCGTTCACCCAGCGCGTGTTTACCGTCCTGTTGCTCCCCTTCGCTGGAGCCGGCGTCGGCGCGTTCGGCTACAACTTCGCCGGGTTCACCGGGTTCGCGACGAACTTCTACGAGGTCCAGGGACCGCTGGGCGCCTTCGGTGACGGACCCGCCTTCCTCCTGGCGAACCTGCTGTTCTGGACCGGCTGGATCAACCTCGTCATCGGCCAGTTCAACCTCATCCCGTCGTACCCACTGGACGGCGGCCACATCCTCCGGGCCTGTAGCGAATCGGTCATCGCCCGCCTGCCCGTCGACAACAAGCGGACGCTGACCAGTACAGTGACTGGCGCCGTCACCGTCGCGATGCTGCTCGGACTCGTCGTCATGCTGTTCGGTCCGCAGTACCTGGCCTGA
- the lysS gene encoding lysine--tRNA ligase — translation MSESDADSVTTDPYAVGGRESGDDDGADARHVFWADEVADRILERDPSEPIVVKGGISPSGVPHLGNVNEIMRGYVVAEVLRERGHEVRQVFTTDDRDPLRKLPRKLADLDGNVVDLGEVNAGALGKNLGHPYTDIPDPFGCCDSYGDHFSSLIEDSANLLGVDIDVVSTTDLYEAGEFEELTRHVLEHQDEAREVLSEYQDKIDEEYVPFNPICGECGKITETVTAVDLDSETVDYVCTDMEAGDQTIQGCGHEGTATFREGKLPWRFEWPAGWDVLGVDFEPFGKDHAEGSWPSGVDVAENVFDIQPPVPMVYEWFTLDGQPFSSSEGHVVLVHDLLKILEPEVLRYFFTKDPSKARDFSVERLDQTVDDFDRTEAIYFGEESGSEREEALADRTYPLSIRPTVANVFADQFDEVGWQTLADDPEVRVRVNDLLDDEFSDRVRIPYTFAAVLGMFDDPALREQVARKEGHLTDATPAWAVDTALGRVDLAAEWARRTDNEFNYELKRAEIPDAEFDEATEAALDELADFVAEGHDGEEIQGEIYETARRHDLELGDFFGAGYRLLFDEDEGPQLGPFIAKLDREFVVKRLRREA, via the coding sequence ATGAGCGAGAGCGACGCGGACTCGGTGACGACCGATCCGTACGCCGTCGGTGGACGAGAGAGCGGCGATGACGATGGCGCCGACGCACGACACGTCTTCTGGGCCGACGAGGTCGCCGACCGCATCCTCGAACGTGATCCGAGCGAACCCATCGTCGTCAAGGGCGGCATCTCGCCCTCCGGCGTTCCCCACCTCGGCAACGTCAACGAGATCATGCGAGGCTACGTCGTCGCCGAGGTCCTGCGCGAGCGCGGCCACGAGGTCCGGCAGGTGTTCACCACCGACGACCGCGACCCCCTGCGAAAACTACCCCGGAAGCTCGCCGACCTCGACGGCAACGTCGTCGACCTGGGCGAGGTCAACGCCGGCGCGCTGGGGAAGAACCTCGGCCACCCCTACACGGACATCCCGGACCCGTTCGGCTGCTGTGACTCCTACGGCGACCACTTCTCGTCGCTCATCGAGGACTCGGCGAACCTCCTGGGCGTCGACATCGACGTCGTCTCGACGACCGACCTCTACGAAGCGGGCGAGTTCGAGGAACTCACGCGCCACGTCCTCGAACACCAGGACGAGGCCCGCGAGGTCCTCTCCGAGTACCAGGACAAGATCGACGAGGAGTACGTCCCGTTCAACCCCATCTGCGGCGAGTGTGGGAAGATAACCGAGACCGTCACGGCGGTGGACCTCGACTCGGAGACCGTCGACTACGTCTGTACCGACATGGAGGCCGGCGACCAGACCATCCAGGGCTGTGGCCACGAGGGAACGGCCACCTTCCGCGAGGGGAAACTCCCCTGGCGCTTCGAGTGGCCTGCCGGCTGGGACGTTCTGGGCGTCGACTTCGAACCGTTCGGGAAGGACCACGCCGAGGGCTCGTGGCCCTCCGGCGTCGACGTCGCCGAGAACGTCTTCGACATCCAGCCGCCAGTCCCGATGGTGTACGAGTGGTTCACCCTCGACGGACAGCCCTTCTCCTCCTCCGAGGGCCACGTCGTGCTGGTCCACGACCTCCTGAAGATTCTCGAACCCGAGGTTCTCCGGTACTTCTTCACGAAGGACCCCAGCAAGGCCCGGGACTTCAGCGTCGAGCGCCTGGACCAGACCGTCGACGACTTCGACCGCACCGAGGCCATCTACTTCGGCGAGGAGTCGGGGAGCGAGCGCGAGGAGGCCCTCGCCGACCGGACCTATCCGCTCTCGATCCGTCCCACCGTCGCCAACGTGTTCGCCGACCAGTTCGACGAGGTTGGCTGGCAGACCCTGGCCGACGACCCCGAGGTTCGCGTGCGCGTGAACGACCTGCTTGACGACGAGTTCAGCGACCGCGTCCGGATCCCGTACACCTTCGCCGCCGTCCTGGGGATGTTCGACGACCCCGCCCTCCGCGAGCAGGTCGCCCGGAAGGAGGGGCACCTCACCGACGCGACGCCCGCGTGGGCCGTCGACACGGCCCTCGGCCGCGTCGACCTGGCCGCCGAGTGGGCCCGCCGCACCGACAACGAGTTCAACTACGAACTCAAGCGCGCCGAGATCCCCGATGCGGAGTTCGACGAAGCGACCGAGGCCGCGCTGGACGAACTCGCCGACTTCGTCGCCGAGGGTCACGACGGCGAGGAAATCCAGGGCGAAATCTACGAGACCGCCCGGCGCCACGACCTGGAACTGGGTGACTTCTTCGGCGCCGGCTATCGCCTCCTGTTCGACGAGGACGAAGGGCCCCAGCTCGGCCCCTTCATCGCCAAACTCGACCGTGAGTTTGTCGTGAAGCGCCTGCGACGGGAAGCCTGA
- the pyrH gene encoding UMP kinase — protein MKVVVSVGGSVLAPDLEADRVSQYAAALEALDDEGHELGVVVGGGPTAREYIQTARELGANEIELDEIGIAVTRLNGRLLIAALDERAAPTPSETYEDGREALRRGDIPVLGGTVAAQTTDAVSAAFAEYVNADLLVYATSVPGVFSADPNVDSAAEKYEEMSADELVDLIADLEMNAGSNAPVDLLAAKVIQRAGMRAIVLDGNDPEAVARAIRTGEHDGTDVLPNGHETDPADWTDA, from the coding sequence ATGAAGGTAGTCGTCTCCGTCGGCGGGAGCGTCCTCGCGCCGGACCTCGAAGCCGACCGGGTCTCCCAGTACGCGGCAGCGCTCGAAGCGCTCGACGACGAAGGCCACGAACTCGGTGTCGTCGTCGGCGGCGGGCCCACCGCACGCGAGTACATCCAGACCGCCAGGGAGCTGGGCGCCAACGAGATCGAACTCGACGAGATCGGCATCGCCGTGACGCGACTCAACGGTCGATTGCTCATCGCCGCCCTCGACGAGCGGGCCGCGCCCACGCCCTCGGAGACGTACGAGGACGGACGCGAGGCCCTGCGGCGCGGCGACATCCCCGTCCTCGGCGGCACCGTCGCGGCCCAGACCACCGACGCCGTCAGCGCGGCCTTCGCCGAGTACGTCAACGCCGACCTGCTCGTCTACGCGACGAGCGTCCCCGGCGTGTTCAGCGCCGACCCGAACGTCGATTCGGCGGCCGAGAAGTACGAGGAGATGAGCGCCGACGAACTCGTGGACCTGATCGCCGACCTGGAGATGAACGCCGGGTCCAATGCCCCCGTCGACCTGCTGGCCGCGAAGGTCATCCAGCGCGCGGGCATGCGAGCCATCGTCCTCGACGGCAATGACCCCGAGGCCGTCGCACGCGCCATCCGGACCGGCGAGCACGACGGGACCGACGTCCTGCCGAACGGCCACGAGACGGACCCCGCCGACTGGACCGACGCATGA
- a CDS encoding DUF7123 family protein, giving the protein MSVTAQPSREQLSKEDRLKAFLQDKAADGEMYFKSKFIADEVGLSPKEIGALMVKLKDSAELEVEKWSYTSATTWRVESV; this is encoded by the coding sequence ATGAGCGTAACTGCGCAGCCCTCCCGCGAACAGCTCAGTAAGGAAGACCGACTGAAGGCCTTCCTGCAGGACAAGGCAGCCGACGGCGAGATGTACTTCAAGAGCAAGTTCATCGCCGACGAAGTCGGCCTCTCCCCCAAGGAGATCGGCGCGCTGATGGTCAAGCTCAAGGACTCGGCCGAACTCGAGGTCGAGAAGTGGTCGTACACGAGCGCGACGACCTGGCGCGTCGAATCGGTCTAG
- a CDS encoding site-2 protease family protein, protein MDAGDSLAGAPSVEQLRPVFHVYQVRRDGDRLLYVGDPRTTPDAIERRLWEPFHDAGYELSLERDYDPESDVQIPTHGWVLVARPRTPGIDGVPWTNVVLLLLTIGSTLLVGGVQWYRIDPTGNPLALLRAWPFVAAVLGVLAVHELGHYVASRYHGVEASLPYFIPFPTLIGTMGAVIRMKGRIPNRKALFDIGASGPLAGLVATVVVSAIGLQLDPLAVQQGTPEPGATIVEFNFPLLLQGIAAATGTSAKLAEGAYHPVVFGGWVGMFITVLNLLPVGQLDGGHIARSVFGERQETVAAAVPAALFGLAGYLYFVSDVTNAVGVWVMWGLLATGLAYAGPATPIRDTPLDDKRVALAILTFVLGILCFTPIPFELGAQV, encoded by the coding sequence ATGGACGCGGGCGACTCGCTGGCGGGTGCGCCGTCTGTCGAGCAACTCAGGCCGGTTTTCCACGTCTACCAGGTTCGGCGTGACGGCGACCGATTGCTGTACGTCGGCGACCCGCGAACCACGCCCGACGCCATCGAACGGCGCCTCTGGGAACCCTTCCACGACGCGGGGTACGAGCTCTCGCTGGAGCGCGATTACGACCCTGAGTCGGACGTCCAGATCCCGACCCACGGGTGGGTGCTCGTCGCCCGCCCTCGCACGCCCGGTATCGACGGCGTCCCGTGGACGAACGTCGTCCTCCTCTTGCTCACCATCGGCTCGACGCTCCTCGTCGGCGGGGTCCAGTGGTACCGGATCGACCCGACCGGCAACCCGCTCGCGCTGCTCCGGGCCTGGCCCTTCGTCGCCGCCGTCCTCGGCGTGCTCGCCGTCCACGAACTCGGCCACTACGTCGCCAGCCGCTACCACGGCGTCGAGGCGAGTCTGCCCTACTTCATCCCCTTCCCGACGCTCATCGGGACGATGGGCGCGGTGATACGGATGAAGGGGCGCATTCCCAACCGGAAAGCGCTGTTCGACATCGGCGCGTCCGGCCCGCTGGCGGGACTGGTCGCTACCGTCGTCGTCTCGGCCATCGGCCTGCAACTGGACCCCCTCGCCGTCCAGCAGGGGACGCCGGAACCCGGCGCCACCATCGTCGAGTTCAACTTCCCGCTCCTGCTCCAGGGCATCGCCGCGGCGACCGGCACGTCGGCGAAACTCGCCGAGGGCGCCTACCACCCGGTCGTCTTCGGCGGCTGGGTCGGGATGTTCATCACGGTGTTGAACCTGCTGCCCGTCGGCCAGCTCGACGGCGGCCACATCGCCCGGTCTGTCTTCGGCGAGCGCCAGGAGACCGTCGCCGCGGCCGTCCCAGCGGCGCTGTTCGGCCTCGCCGGCTACCTCTACTTCGTCTCGGACGTCACCAACGCCGTCGGCGTCTGGGTGATGTGGGGGCTGCTCGCGACTGGCCTGGCCTACGCCGGGCCGGCCACGCCCATCCGGGATACGCCGCTCGACGACAAGCGCGTCGCACTCGCCATCCTGACGTTCGTCCTCGGTATCCTCTGTTTCACGCCCATCCCGTTCGAACTCGGCGCCCAGGTGTGA
- the thiL gene encoding thiamine-phosphate kinase yields the protein MDERAALDVLADRLPTAGDDCAVVDGQVLTTDMLHATTDFPEGTTRYTAGWRAIGASLSDVASMGAAATATVAVYGAPTFDEDDLLAFVDGAADVCDAVEAEYVGGDLDSTDELTIVSTALGRTDDPVLRSGAEVGDAVCVTGTLGRSAAAFRLFERGDVEIANDLYQFLPRVAAGVALREHATAMMDSSDGLARSLHQLAEASGCGFAVESPLPIDPSVDDVATDDADRLELGAFFGEDFELVCTMPESNLSRAREEVPCELTRIGTVTESGVTLDGDPLPDRGWTH from the coding sequence ATGGACGAACGGGCGGCCCTCGACGTGCTCGCCGACCGCCTCCCCACCGCCGGCGACGACTGCGCGGTCGTCGACGGGCAGGTGCTCACGACGGACATGCTCCACGCCACGACCGACTTCCCCGAGGGGACGACCCGCTACACCGCCGGCTGGCGCGCCATCGGGGCCTCCCTCTCCGACGTCGCCTCGATGGGGGCCGCGGCGACCGCCACCGTCGCCGTCTACGGCGCCCCCACGTTCGACGAGGACGACCTGCTGGCGTTCGTCGACGGCGCCGCCGACGTCTGCGACGCGGTCGAGGCCGAGTACGTCGGCGGCGACCTCGACAGCACGGACGAACTCACCATCGTATCGACCGCACTCGGCCGGACGGACGACCCGGTGTTGCGCTCCGGTGCCGAAGTCGGCGACGCCGTCTGCGTGACCGGGACACTGGGCCGAAGTGCGGCGGCGTTTCGCCTGTTCGAGCGGGGCGACGTCGAGATAGCCAACGACCTCTACCAGTTCCTCCCGCGCGTGGCCGCGGGCGTCGCGCTCCGCGAACACGCGACGGCGATGATGGACTCTAGCGACGGGCTGGCCCGCTCGCTCCACCAGCTCGCCGAGGCCTCCGGCTGCGGGTTCGCCGTCGAGTCACCGCTCCCCATCGACCCGAGCGTGGACGACGTGGCGACCGACGACGCAGACCGACTCGAACTGGGCGCGTTCTTCGGCGAGGACTTCGAGCTAGTGTGTACGATGCCCGAATCGAATCTATCGCGTGCACGCGAGGAAGTTCCCTGTGAGTTGACCAGGATCGGGACAGTGACCGAGTCAGGCGTTACGCTCGACGGAGATCCGCTCCCCGATCGCGGCTGGACGCACTAA
- a CDS encoding lysylphosphatidylglycerol synthase transmembrane domain-containing protein: MESDRLPTVLGFAGALVVLAILVWVVGVDDIVRALTQASLPVIGLVIVVAAVWLTSWGLALQTVLDALGSPVSARTAILVYAAAVFSNNVTPFGQAGGEPVSALLISEAADSEYETGLAAIASVDALHFVPTIGFSLVGFTFVIAGTVRLGRNLLFAAGAVAVLAVALPVGSYLGWRYRYELEAAVVRVITPVVRTVWRLVPGRSAPTPAAIAERIERFFLAIDRVAGDRSTLFRALGFSALGWLALSTSLWLSLYSLAPAIDVPFAAVLLVIPVGSIASVTPLPGGSGAIETVIATLLVSLTPVSPAIATSAVLIHRGATYWLPTLVGGGVASALGADRSDVTGR; encoded by the coding sequence ATGGAAAGCGACCGGCTCCCGACCGTACTCGGCTTCGCGGGGGCGCTGGTCGTGCTCGCTATCCTGGTGTGGGTCGTCGGCGTCGACGACATCGTTCGAGCCCTCACGCAGGCCAGCCTCCCCGTCATCGGGCTCGTCATCGTCGTCGCCGCCGTCTGGCTCACCTCGTGGGGGCTCGCGCTACAGACCGTCCTCGACGCCCTCGGCTCGCCGGTGTCGGCCCGGACTGCGATCCTCGTCTACGCCGCGGCCGTGTTCTCCAACAACGTCACCCCGTTCGGCCAGGCCGGCGGCGAACCGGTGAGTGCACTGCTCATCTCGGAGGCCGCCGACAGCGAGTACGAGACGGGACTCGCCGCCATCGCCAGCGTCGACGCGCTCCACTTCGTCCCGACTATCGGGTTCTCGCTGGTGGGGTTCACCTTCGTCATCGCCGGTACCGTGCGACTGGGCCGGAACCTCCTGTTCGCCGCCGGCGCCGTGGCCGTACTGGCCGTCGCCCTCCCCGTCGGCTCGTACCTTGGCTGGCGGTACCGGTACGAACTCGAGGCCGCCGTCGTCCGGGTGATCACCCCGGTCGTCCGGACCGTCTGGCGACTCGTCCCCGGCCGGTCCGCACCGACGCCCGCGGCTATCGCGGAGCGCATCGAGCGGTTCTTCCTCGCCATCGACCGGGTCGCGGGCGACCGCTCGACGCTGTTTCGCGCCCTGGGGTTCTCCGCGCTCGGCTGGCTCGCCCTCTCGACGTCGCTGTGGCTGTCACTGTACTCGCTGGCCCCCGCCATCGACGTCCCCTTCGCGGCGGTGCTCCTCGTGATCCCCGTCGGCTCCATCGCCAGCGTGACGCCGCTCCCTGGGGGGTCCGGCGCCATCGAGACGGTCATCGCGACGTTGCTCGTCTCGCTCACGCCCGTGTCGCCGGCCATCGCGACCTCCGCTGTCCTCATCCACCGCGGCGCGACGTACTGGCTCCCGACGCTCGTCG